Proteins from a genomic interval of Clostridium scatologenes:
- the glf gene encoding UDP-galactopyranose mutase: protein MNNAYDCLIVGCGFAGAVISRELAERAGKKVLIIEKRSHIGGNAYDFFNDDGILVHKYGPHIFHTNSKMVHDYISRFTEWRNYSHEVLANLHGKLIPVPFNLNSLNITFNTEKAEMLKKKLVSVYGIDKRLTIAQLRSETDPDLQELANFVYNNVFLYYTQKQWGVTPENIDPSVIARVPVLISEDNRYFQDVYQGMPSDGYTSLFEKLLDNPNIHLRVNTDANELFKINENIMFFEGKPFNGTIIYTGALDEFFNCKFGRLPYRTLDFLFETHDMTWYQPKGTVNYTVDESFTRITEFKHLTGQNICGKTTIMKEYPKAYTGSETEIPYYAILNEENSELYKKYEQLTKKFPNFHLLGRLAEYKYYNMDAIIERALILADKIICDEKGNDQ from the coding sequence ATGAATAACGCATATGATTGTCTGATAGTAGGTTGTGGATTTGCGGGGGCAGTGATATCTCGTGAATTAGCAGAACGGGCAGGCAAGAAAGTATTAATTATAGAAAAACGTAGTCATATAGGTGGTAATGCTTATGACTTTTTTAATGATGATGGAATATTAGTTCATAAATATGGACCTCATATATTTCATACTAATAGTAAAATGGTGCATGATTATATTTCACGATTTACAGAGTGGAGAAATTATTCACATGAGGTCTTAGCAAATCTTCACGGGAAATTAATACCAGTACCATTTAATCTAAATTCTCTTAATATAACCTTTAATACTGAAAAAGCAGAAATGTTGAAAAAAAAGCTTGTTTCTGTTTATGGTATAGATAAGAGATTAACGATTGCACAGCTTCGTAGTGAGACAGACCCTGATCTTCAAGAATTAGCTAATTTTGTTTATAATAATGTATTTTTGTATTATACTCAAAAGCAATGGGGGGTTACTCCTGAAAATATAGATCCATCTGTTATAGCAAGAGTTCCTGTATTAATTTCGGAAGATAATAGATATTTTCAAGATGTATATCAAGGAATGCCATCTGATGGATATACTTCTCTTTTTGAGAAGTTGTTGGATAACCCTAATATACATTTAAGAGTTAATACAGATGCAAATGAACTTTTTAAAATAAATGAAAATATTATGTTTTTTGAAGGCAAGCCTTTTAATGGGACTATAATATATACTGGTGCTTTGGATGAGTTTTTTAATTGTAAATTTGGACGATTACCTTATCGAACATTAGACTTTTTATTTGAAACACATGATATGACTTGGTACCAACCAAAAGGTACAGTAAACTATACTGTTGATGAGTCATTTACAAGAATTACTGAGTTTAAGCATTTAACAGGTCAGAATATTTGTGGGAAAACTACTATTATGAAAGAATATCCAAAGGCATATACAGGAAGTGAAACTGAAATACCTTATTATGCTATCTTAAATGAGGAGAATTCGGAACTTTATAAAAAATATGAGCAACTTACTAAAAAATTTCCTAATTTTCATTTACTTGGTAGATTAGCAGAATATAAATACTATAATATGGATGCAATAATTGAAAGAGCATTAATTTTAGCTGATAAAATTATTTGTGATGAGAAAGGAAACGATCAATGA
- a CDS encoding methyl-accepting chemotaxis protein, translating into MNFKKFKLNSIRTKLVISLISICLIPLIISGAISYVESKSILSKKLSLTSSQSLLQIENGLTNYFTGFSDIVSLTANNPSIVNIDTDNNTELILETLKGIKESDKDILGVYYGTSSGKFTIYPNAKMPDGYDSTKRDWYKQALNNKGKVIITSPYKDAATGNNVVTLAKTVEKNGQVVGVIGMDCSLITLSQKISSQKIGTTGYVFISDISGTILAHPQKEFIGTKEASNLSFWNKIKSEDNGFINYTYNGTKKFGVYETNKLTGWKLVACLNETELSNDTMAILKITSLIILVMALLSIGLSLLLSKGISNNIKSLKNVFAKASNGDLTVSIASTTKDEFKDLAESFNLMMKNISDLITSVTKSSEIVLDTSSNLANISEEVTASITEVSKAIEEVSLGATEQAQNAQKGASEMENLSDKLDKINISSNEMDEISKGTKELSSKGLSMIHTLVEKSDKTKTTTKSVNDIIYAMNESAKQINIISETISDITAQTNLLSLNASIESARAGEAGKGFAVVAEEIRTLAEQSQSSTKKIKEIIAAIQKKSETAVSAINSTEAAVNDQYLAVNKTEEIFNNILKSIETMITKVDEVKMLIVDTNDKKQSTLAEIENISSISEQTASASEEVTASTEEITATMEDFTQHSNKLQMLAKQLETQITKFKVK; encoded by the coding sequence ATGAACTTTAAAAAATTTAAGCTAAATAGCATTCGCACTAAATTGGTTATTAGTTTAATATCAATTTGTTTAATTCCCTTAATCATATCTGGGGCCATTTCTTATGTGGAATCAAAATCAATACTCAGCAAAAAATTATCCCTTACCAGTTCTCAATCACTTTTACAAATAGAAAATGGTCTTACTAATTACTTTACTGGATTTTCAGACATAGTTTCTCTTACTGCAAATAATCCAAGCATTGTAAATATTGATACAGATAATAATACTGAACTTATATTAGAAACACTAAAAGGTATAAAGGAAAGTGATAAAGATATACTTGGAGTATATTATGGAACTTCATCAGGAAAATTCACAATATACCCTAATGCAAAAATGCCTGATGGATACGATTCAACAAAAAGAGATTGGTATAAACAAGCTTTAAACAATAAAGGAAAAGTTATAATAACTTCACCTTATAAAGATGCTGCTACTGGAAATAATGTTGTTACACTTGCAAAAACAGTAGAAAAAAATGGACAAGTAGTTGGAGTTATTGGAATGGATTGTTCATTAATTACACTTTCACAAAAAATATCCTCACAGAAAATAGGTACTACAGGATATGTATTTATTTCTGATATATCAGGTACTATTTTAGCTCATCCTCAAAAAGAATTTATTGGTACAAAAGAAGCTTCAAACTTATCCTTTTGGAATAAAATAAAGTCAGAGGATAATGGATTTATAAATTATACATATAATGGTACAAAAAAATTTGGAGTATATGAAACAAATAAATTAACAGGCTGGAAGTTAGTAGCTTGCTTAAATGAAACCGAACTTTCTAATGATACAATGGCCATACTAAAAATAACTTCTTTAATAATACTAGTAATGGCATTACTTTCAATTGGTCTATCCTTATTATTAAGTAAGGGAATTTCTAATAACATTAAAAGCTTAAAGAATGTATTCGCTAAGGCTTCAAATGGAGATTTGACAGTGTCTATAGCCTCTACAACAAAAGATGAATTCAAAGATCTGGCTGAATCATTCAATTTAATGATGAAAAATATATCAGATCTCATAACTAGTGTGACAAAGTCTTCTGAAATTGTATTAGACACTTCCTCAAATCTTGCAAATATATCTGAGGAAGTAACAGCTTCCATAACTGAAGTTTCAAAAGCAATAGAAGAAGTTTCTTTAGGTGCAACAGAACAAGCACAAAATGCTCAAAAAGGTGCATCTGAAATGGAAAACTTATCTGATAAATTAGACAAAATTAATATTAGTTCCAATGAAATGGATGAAATTTCAAAAGGCACTAAAGAATTAAGTTCAAAAGGACTTTCCATGATACATACTTTAGTGGAGAAATCAGATAAAACTAAAACAACTACCAAATCAGTAAATGATATAATTTATGCTATGAATGAAAGTGCTAAGCAAATAAATATTATATCTGAAACAATATCTGATATAACAGCACAAACTAATCTTTTATCATTAAATGCAAGTATAGAATCTGCACGTGCTGGCGAAGCTGGTAAAGGGTTTGCTGTAGTAGCCGAAGAAATAAGAACTCTTGCCGAACAATCACAAAGCTCCACAAAAAAAATAAAGGAAATTATAGCTGCTATACAGAAAAAATCAGAAACAGCAGTAAGTGCTATTAATTCAACCGAAGCGGCTGTAAATGATCAATATTTAGCAGTAAACAAAACGGAAGAAATATTTAATAATATTTTGAAATCCATTGAAACAATGATTACCAAAGTGGATGAAGTAAAGATGTTGATTGTTGACACCAATGATAAAAAACAATCTACATTAGCTGAAATTGAAAATATTTCATCGATATCTGAACAAACAGCTTCTGCTTCTGAAGAAGTTACTGCTTCTACAGAAGAAATAACTGCTACTATGGAAGATTTTACACAGCATTCAAACAAACTTCAAATGTTAGCAAAACAGTTAGAAACACAAATAACTAAGTTTAAAGTTAAGTAA
- a CDS encoding AI-2E family transporter, with translation MKIDKKLLQYCIYAAATVLSVYAVIMLFNNVGGILSLLNNALNKIIGVLKPFFIALIIVYLLKPGVKSIENFLTKKKIFKKTSSRRATGILVIYSLVTGIFVAVISGIYIMVGGKVSSNVTISNMGMFLTDYLKNSTLSVNSISEKLASLNISIPGNLNDKIAEIVSSIQTYFSASVGSITNSLVSIGGNIASFFIAIVLSIYLIQDFEYFMDLWNKIFNLIFGKSKVGNKLKEILNIIDDTFYRYIRGQLLEACIVGVLSAIVLYFIKIDYALMIGIIAGICNMIPYIGPVVGTILAVIMALLSGEPITALWAIIGMLVVQQVDNNLLAPKIVGDSVGLHPVFTMVAILVGGNVGGLIGMLTAVPAAASLKRLISKWYAYHMSQAVE, from the coding sequence ATGAAAATAGATAAAAAATTATTACAATATTGTATATATGCTGCAGCAACAGTGCTTTCTGTTTATGCGGTCATAATGCTTTTTAATAATGTAGGAGGTATATTATCCTTACTCAATAATGCATTAAATAAAATTATTGGGGTTTTAAAACCATTTTTTATTGCATTAATAATTGTGTACCTGTTAAAACCAGGTGTAAAAAGCATTGAAAATTTCTTAACAAAGAAAAAAATATTTAAAAAAACATCTAGTAGAAGAGCAACTGGAATCTTAGTAATATACTCTCTAGTAACAGGGATTTTTGTTGCTGTTATTAGTGGAATATATATTATGGTTGGAGGAAAAGTTTCTAGCAATGTGACTATATCCAATATGGGAATGTTCCTCACTGATTATTTAAAGAATTCTACATTGTCTGTTAATTCTATAAGTGAAAAGCTAGCAAGTTTAAATATATCAATACCAGGTAATTTAAATGATAAAATTGCTGAAATAGTAAGTTCCATACAGACATATTTTTCTGCAAGTGTAGGTTCAATAACAAATTCTCTTGTGTCTATAGGTGGAAACATAGCTTCATTTTTTATAGCTATAGTTTTGAGTATATATCTAATACAGGATTTTGAGTACTTTATGGATTTATGGAATAAGATTTTTAATCTTATATTTGGAAAAAGTAAAGTTGGAAATAAATTAAAAGAAATATTAAATATTATAGACGATACATTTTATAGATATATAAGAGGACAGCTATTGGAAGCCTGCATTGTAGGAGTTTTATCAGCTATAGTATTGTATTTTATTAAAATAGACTATGCATTAATGATAGGAATTATTGCAGGTATTTGTAATATGATACCATATATAGGACCTGTTGTTGGAACTATTTTAGCAGTTATTATGGCATTATTAAGTGGAGAACCTATTACAGCATTATGGGCTATTATAGGAATGCTTGTAGTTCAACAAGTAGATAATAATTTATTAGCACCTAAAATAGTAGGGGATAGTGTTGGACTTCATCCAGTATTTACTATGGTTGCAATTCTTGTAGGTGGAAATGTAGGTGGGCTTATAGGAATGCTTACAGCTGTTCCAGCAGCGGCTTCTTTGAAAAGATTAATTAGTAAATGGTATGCTTATCATATGAGCCAGGCAGTTGAGTGA
- a CDS encoding methyl-accepting chemotaxis protein, translated as MNRIIKFKFKGKIISIITLMLLFLAAAILSIVYYKINAIVEENVTSQLKISNNSGYRILNEKYQGDWKIEGGNLIKGKKILNQDTELVDNIKTDTNSICTIFLNDTRVSTNVMIDGKRAVGTKMSEKVAEVVLKQGKSYEGDAVVVGNVYQTKYTPIKNSSGKVVGAFFVGVKKDNIISQIRNIMTIIILVSLGAIALGIIIATIMVKRISKNINEIQEFLQNISNGDLKSICYINSNDETKEIAQHLNNTVVTFKKMIENVMEESENIKSVVDDVSIKVDGLNSNIEDVSEDAEELSAGMEQTSASSQEMNTTAQEIERSIESIAKNSQNAVNEVLAISKRAVYTKETVNDAQRKASDVFFKTKEELEKAIDNSKIVEQINVLSESIIQITSQTNMLALNAAIEAASAGEAGRGFSVVAEEIRKLAEQSKNTVMQIQSVTEKVTSSVNELSNSSNKLLDFVSNDVQNDYKMLLDVADKYSEDAKFVDKLIKNFNITSGELLLRIKDVLRSIDAMSKLSDEGVNSTTDIAQKVMDITLKSNDIFKLTKKSKNSSEKLKEQISQFKI; from the coding sequence GTGAACAGAATAATAAAATTTAAGTTTAAAGGAAAGATAATTTCCATTATTACCTTAATGTTACTATTCTTAGCTGCAGCAATTTTATCTATTGTGTATTATAAGATTAATGCTATTGTTGAAGAAAATGTAACTAGCCAACTTAAAATTAGTAACAATAGTGGATATAGAATTTTAAATGAAAAATATCAAGGAGATTGGAAAATAGAAGGTGGAAATCTTATTAAAGGCAAAAAAATATTAAACCAAGATACTGAATTAGTAGATAATATAAAAACTGATACCAATTCGATATGCACTATATTCTTAAATGATACTAGAGTTTCTACCAATGTCATGATTGATGGAAAAAGGGCTGTTGGAACTAAGATGTCTGAGAAAGTTGCTGAAGTAGTTTTAAAACAAGGAAAATCATATGAGGGGGATGCTGTTGTAGTAGGAAATGTATATCAAACAAAATATACACCAATTAAAAATTCTAGTGGTAAGGTTGTAGGTGCCTTTTTTGTTGGAGTGAAAAAGGATAATATAATTTCTCAAATAAGGAATATTATGACAATAATTATATTAGTTTCTTTAGGAGCAATAGCCTTAGGTATAATTATTGCCACTATCATGGTAAAACGTATATCTAAAAATATTAATGAAATACAAGAATTTTTACAGAATATTTCAAATGGTGATTTAAAAAGTATTTGTTATATAAATTCAAATGATGAAACTAAGGAAATTGCACAGCATTTAAATAATACTGTAGTAACTTTCAAGAAAATGATAGAAAACGTAATGGAGGAATCAGAAAATATTAAAAGCGTAGTTGATGATGTTTCCATAAAGGTTGATGGATTGAATTCCAATATAGAAGATGTGTCAGAAGATGCAGAGGAGTTATCTGCAGGTATGGAGCAAACATCAGCATCATCACAAGAAATGAATACTACTGCGCAAGAGATTGAAAGATCAATAGAGTCTATAGCAAAGAATTCTCAAAATGCTGTAAATGAAGTTTTGGCCATTAGTAAAAGAGCAGTTTATACAAAAGAAACTGTAAATGATGCACAGAGAAAGGCTTCAGATGTTTTTTTCAAAACAAAAGAAGAGCTCGAAAAAGCTATTGATAATTCAAAAATTGTAGAACAAATAAATGTTTTATCCGAATCCATAATACAAATAACTTCTCAAACAAATATGCTTGCATTAAATGCAGCCATAGAAGCTGCTAGTGCAGGAGAGGCAGGACGAGGATTTTCAGTGGTAGCTGAGGAAATTAGAAAACTTGCAGAACAATCAAAGAATACAGTTATGCAGATACAAAGCGTTACAGAAAAAGTTACATCGTCAGTTAATGAGCTTTCAAATAGTTCAAATAAGTTACTTGATTTTGTATCTAATGATGTGCAAAACGACTATAAAATGTTGCTTGATGTTGCGGACAAGTATAGTGAAGATGCAAAATTTGTGGATAAGCTTATTAAAAATTTTAATATTACTTCAGGAGAATTATTGCTTAGAATAAAAGATGTATTAAGATCTATTGATGCAATGTCTAAATTATCAGATGAAGGAGTTAATTCAACTACTGATATTGCACAAAAAGTAATGGATATAACCTTAAAATCCAATGATATTTTTAAGTTGACAAAGAAGTCAAAGAATAGTTCTGAAAAATTAAAAGAACAAATTTCCCAATTCAAGATATAA
- the tenA gene encoding thiaminase II has protein sequence MNFSDTLYESVKDIWNSYYVHPFVRGIGEGTLDKDKFKFYMIQDYIYLLDYAKIYALGVVKAETEEVMQGFSNMVNDILNGEMNIHRSYMKKLEINSEEIKNTTASLANISYTNYMLAVSQKGTLGDVAVSLLSCMWSYLEIGRNLSKIPGALEHKFYGEWIKGYISKEYEKETLWLLDLVNNIAKHLSEKELDRLNEIFINCSKYELMFWDMAYNKER, from the coding sequence ATGAATTTTTCAGATACCCTATATGAAAGCGTTAAAGACATTTGGAATTCTTATTATGTACATCCATTTGTTAGAGGAATAGGTGAAGGAACCTTAGATAAAGATAAATTTAAATTTTACATGATACAGGATTATATTTATTTGTTAGATTATGCTAAAATTTACGCTCTAGGTGTAGTTAAAGCTGAAACAGAAGAAGTAATGCAAGGTTTTTCTAATATGGTAAACGATATATTAAATGGTGAAATGAATATCCACCGTTCTTACATGAAAAAACTTGAGATTAACTCTGAAGAAATAAAAAACACTACAGCCTCACTTGCCAATATTTCATATACCAATTATATGCTTGCTGTTTCTCAAAAAGGTACTTTAGGAGATGTTGCTGTTTCGTTATTATCATGTATGTGGAGTTACTTAGAAATCGGTAGAAATTTAAGTAAAATTCCTGGAGCTTTAGAACATAAATTTTATGGTGAGTGGATAAAAGGTTATATTTCAAAGGAATATGAAAAAGAAACACTGTGGCTTTTAGATTTAGTAAATAATATTGCAAAACACCTATCAGAAAAAGAATTAGATAGGTTAAATGAAATATTTATAAACTGTAGTAAATATGAACTCATGTTTTGGGACATGGCATATAACAAGGAGAGGTAA
- a CDS encoding ABC transporter ATP-binding protein: MLKFNNVNFKYENDSAPLIENLSFKVHKGDFISIIGPSGCGKSTIFRLICGLEHDYSGKIFINDNDISILKGYIGYMPQKDLLIPWRNILENASLPLEIRENNPKQAKKEAEKFLETFGLGSYKYKYPKDLSGGMKQRVSFIRTLLTGSEIMLLDEPFSALDAITKISMQEWLLTQWSSFKKTILFITHDVEEALFLSSKILVVSQKPIIQLKEVVVPLSYPRNRHMLSKPEILDIKEKLINELKQRVEL, translated from the coding sequence ATGTTAAAATTCAACAATGTTAACTTCAAATATGAAAATGATTCAGCTCCTCTTATAGAAAACCTGAGCTTCAAAGTACATAAAGGAGATTTTATAAGTATAATAGGTCCAAGCGGATGCGGAAAAAGTACTATATTCAGGCTTATTTGTGGTTTAGAGCATGACTATTCTGGAAAAATTTTTATAAATGATAATGATATTAGTATTCTAAAAGGTTATATAGGCTATATGCCTCAAAAGGATTTATTAATTCCTTGGAGAAACATTTTAGAAAATGCTTCACTTCCACTAGAAATACGTGAAAATAATCCAAAACAAGCTAAAAAAGAAGCAGAAAAATTTTTAGAAACCTTTGGCCTTGGAAGCTATAAATATAAATATCCAAAGGACTTATCAGGAGGAATGAAACAGAGAGTTTCATTTATAAGAACTTTGCTTACTGGGTCTGAAATTATGCTTTTGGATGAGCCTTTCAGTGCTCTAGATGCTATAACTAAAATATCAATGCAAGAATGGCTGTTAACTCAATGGTCTTCATTTAAAAAAACCATATTATTTATAACTCATGATGTTGAAGAAGCTTTATTTCTATCAAGTAAAATATTAGTGGTTTCTCAAAAACCTATAATCCAATTAAAAGAAGTAGTAGTTCCACTTAGTTATCCAAGAAATAGGCACATGTTGAGTAAGCCAGAAATATTAGACATAAAAGAAAAACTTATAAATGAATTGAAACAGAGGGTTGAACTATGA
- a CDS encoding ABC transporter permease produces MKKYTSSIIVGILFFLIWEAIARKIDAAYILPSPSKILQRTWELRDPLFTVHLPATLWVTFLGLVISLIFGVFLAILMSLNEKIQNAIYPLVVVTQTVPITALAPIFVLWFGYSIWSKVLATILMTFFPITINVYDGLRSTKREMEELLITYGATKKDIFLKLKLPSALPYFFSALKISIPLSIIGAAISEWLGAQSGLGYFSKRMMTQLDGAGVFAPIVILSLIAVIFVFIIDILENKIIKWRNEV; encoded by the coding sequence ATGAAAAAATATACATCATCAATAATTGTAGGAATTTTATTTTTTCTAATTTGGGAAGCTATAGCACGAAAAATAGATGCAGCATATATATTACCATCTCCAAGTAAAATTTTGCAAAGAACTTGGGAACTAAGGGATCCTTTATTTACAGTACATCTTCCTGCTACACTATGGGTTACTTTTTTAGGACTTGTTATATCATTGATTTTCGGAGTATTCTTGGCCATACTCATGAGTTTAAATGAAAAAATCCAAAATGCAATATACCCTCTTGTGGTAGTAACTCAAACTGTACCAATTACAGCTTTGGCTCCTATATTTGTACTTTGGTTTGGCTACAGCATATGGAGTAAGGTATTAGCAACCATACTTATGACTTTTTTCCCTATTACAATTAATGTATATGATGGCCTTAGATCCACTAAAAGAGAAATGGAAGAATTATTAATTACTTATGGAGCTACAAAAAAAGATATATTTCTTAAATTAAAATTGCCTTCAGCATTACCATATTTTTTTTCAGCACTAAAAATATCTATTCCACTTAGTATAATAGGTGCTGCCATTAGTGAATGGCTTGGAGCTCAATCAGGGCTTGGATACTTTAGTAAAAGAATGATGACCCAGCTAGATGGTGCTGGAGTCTTCGCACCTATAGTAATTTTATCTCTTATTGCAGTAATATTTGTTTTTATAATAGATATTTTAGAAAATAAAATAATAAAATGGAGGAATGAAGTGTGA
- a CDS encoding ABC transporter substrate-binding protein encodes MKNFKYLALLLVLICLVGTGCSAGTQSSKKDSDKLEDVDVVLDWYPNAIHSFIYAAIENGYYKEQGLNVHIKFPSNATDPLTLTAANKATIGIYYQPDIIMSRANENIPIKSLGAIVHTPLNVVIALKEKNIKSPKDLAGKTIGFSGNPLNVEYVKTMIKADGGDPNSIKTIDVGFELLSSMTTKKVDATTGGLINHEVPVLKHQGHQINYFDPSKYGVPNYYEEIFVASDKTVKEKPETLKKFMKASQKGFEFMKQNPDKALKILMNNQQKENFPLTEAVEKDSMDTLLPKMDSKEEPFLSQNKKVWEDHIDWLYQKGLIKQKPKAEDCFVNINDLK; translated from the coding sequence GTGAAAAATTTCAAATATTTGGCTTTATTATTAGTACTAATATGTTTAGTAGGTACAGGCTGCTCTGCTGGCACTCAAAGCAGTAAAAAGGATTCTGATAAGTTAGAGGATGTTGATGTAGTATTAGATTGGTATCCAAATGCTATACATAGTTTCATATATGCAGCTATAGAAAATGGATATTATAAAGAACAAGGATTAAATGTTCATATTAAATTTCCATCCAATGCAACAGATCCATTGACACTCACAGCTGCCAACAAAGCAACTATAGGGATTTATTATCAACCTGATATCATAATGTCTAGAGCTAATGAGAACATTCCTATAAAATCCCTTGGCGCCATAGTTCATACACCTTTAAATGTGGTTATTGCTTTAAAAGAAAAAAACATAAAATCTCCAAAAGATTTAGCTGGAAAAACTATTGGTTTTTCAGGCAATCCTTTAAATGTGGAATATGTTAAAACTATGATCAAAGCTGATGGAGGGGATCCAAATTCCATAAAAACCATAGATGTAGGCTTTGAGCTGCTTTCCTCTATGACAACTAAAAAAGTTGATGCTACAACTGGTGGCCTTATAAATCATGAAGTCCCTGTTTTAAAACACCAAGGACATCAAATAAATTATTTTGATCCATCAAAATATGGAGTTCCTAATTATTATGAAGAAATTTTTGTAGCTAGTGACAAAACAGTAAAAGAAAAACCTGAAACCTTAAAGAAATTTATGAAAGCTTCACAAAAAGGATTCGAATTTATGAAGCAAAATCCAGACAAAGCATTAAAAATTCTAATGAATAATCAACAAAAAGAAAACTTTCCTCTTACAGAAGCAGTTGAAAAAGATAGTATGGACACTCTACTTCCAAAAATGGATTCAAAAGAAGAGCCATTTTTAAGTCAAAATAAAAAAGTTTGGGAAGATCACATAGATTGGTTATATCAAAAAGGCCTTATAAAGCAGAAACCAAAGGCTGAAGATTGTTTTGTAAATATTAATGACTTAAAATAA
- a CDS encoding 4Fe-4S binding protein, translating to MNKEQLAQLKLDGFINQRDTRYFTLRIIAVSGIMSSDEMNKVLSIANIYGRGYISFTTRLGIEIPWIKEEDIESVKEDLKAFNLRAGGTGKKVRPIVSCKGTVCTHGLIDTQKLCAELHKKYFAYDLPAKFKIGIVGCPNNCAKTQLNDLGFMGQRLPKFEENKCKACGACIKVCKTGALDKVDGKTKFNEEKCLGCGKCISACHFDAMETKKEGIAVFLGGKFGRKYKIGDKLQTVFSVDEIEEVTQKVMDYYAENGNSGERFGDMIDRIGIESLKDQLLNKF from the coding sequence ATGAATAAAGAACAATTAGCACAGTTAAAGCTTGATGGATTTATTAATCAAAGAGATACTAGATATTTTACGTTGAGGATTATAGCTGTATCAGGAATTATGTCATCAGATGAAATGAACAAAGTTTTAAGTATTGCCAATATATATGGAAGAGGATATATAAGCTTTACCACTCGATTAGGAATTGAAATTCCTTGGATAAAGGAAGAAGATATAGAAAGTGTAAAAGAAGATTTAAAAGCATTTAATTTAAGAGCTGGTGGTACTGGAAAAAAAGTAAGACCTATTGTTTCATGTAAGGGTACGGTATGTACTCATGGATTAATAGACACACAAAAATTGTGTGCTGAATTACATAAAAAATATTTTGCATATGACTTACCAGCTAAATTTAAAATAGGCATAGTAGGATGTCCAAATAATTGTGCTAAAACACAATTAAATGATCTTGGATTTATGGGACAAAGACTTCCTAAATTTGAAGAGAATAAATGCAAAGCTTGTGGAGCCTGTATTAAGGTATGTAAAACTGGTGCTTTAGATAAAGTAGATGGTAAAACAAAATTTAATGAAGAAAAATGTTTAGGCTGTGGAAAATGCATTAGTGCTTGCCATTTTGATGCTATGGAAACTAAAAAAGAAGGAATAGCAGTATTTTTAGGTGGCAAGTTTGGTAGAAAATATAAAATTGGAGACAAGCTTCAAACTGTATTTTCAGTAGATGAAATAGAAGAAGTAACACAAAAGGTTATGGATTATTATGCTGAAAATGGTAATAGTGGTGAGAGATTTGGAGATATGATAGACAGAATAGGAATAGAAAGTTTAAAAGATCAATTGCTAAATAAGTTTTAG